One region of Eretmochelys imbricata isolate rEreImb1 chromosome 2, rEreImb1.hap1, whole genome shotgun sequence genomic DNA includes:
- the LOC144260221 gene encoding GTPase IMAP family member 5-like encodes MEQVLKESILKHLEERKVNRNNQRGFKKGKSCLAILTAFYGAQESSHIKLKFILVGKEGAGKSATGNTILGNKVFESKLGAKPVTEACSTGSMSWNGKEVVVIDMPDVFSPEASDTETYREISCCILFSAPGPHALVLVTQLGRYTEEDKEAVKRVWEIFGVESKRNMIVLFTRKEDLGGDSLRDYVTNSDNKNLKELIQGCKNQYCAFNNKATGAERDEQVNELMEITEKMVEENGGRCYTNELYSEVERLVDGGTEEKYRKVEEKLREQMAKRKTPKREAMTTRLHNMLRRPWL; translated from the exons atggagcaggtcctcaaggaatccattttgaagcacttggaggagagaaaggtgaacAGGAACAATCAACGTGGATTCaaaaagggcaagtcatgcctggccatcctgactgccttctatg GTGCACAAGAAAGCAGCCACATCAAATTAAAATTCATCCTTGTTGGTAAGGAAGGAGCTGGGAAAAGTGCAACAGGAAACACCATTCTTGGCAACAAAGTGTTTGAGTCCAAACTGGGGGCAAAGCCAGTAACCGAGGCTTGCAGTACAGGGAGCATGAGCTGGAACGGGAAGGAGGTTGTGGTTATCGATATGCCTGATGTATTTTCTCCAGAGGCCAGTGACACAGAAACCTATCGAGAGATCAGTTGTTGTATCCTgttctctgccccaggcccccatGCTCTGGTGCTGGTGACTCAGCTGGGCCGTTACACTGAAGAAGACAAGGAAGCAGTGAAGCGAGTATGGGAGATTTTTGGAGTCGAATCTAAGAGGAACATGATTGTCCTGTTCACCCGGAAAGAAGATTTAGGGGGTGACTCACTGAGGGACTATGTGACAAACTCAGATAACAAAAATCTTAAGGAGCTGATTCAAGGGTGTAAGAACCAATACTGCGCTTTCAACAACAAGGCAACTGGAGCAGAGAGGGACGAGCAGGTTAATGAGCTGATGGAAATAACTGAGAAAATGGTGGAGGAGAATGGAGGCAGATGCTACACCAATGAGCTGTATTCTGAGGTGGAGCGTTTGGTGGATGGAGGAACTGAAGAAAAGTACAGGAAGGTTGAAGAAAAACTGAGAGAGCAGATGGCAAAACGAAAGACACCCAAGAGAGAGGCTATGACTACTAGACTACACAACATGTTGAGGAGACCCTGGCTGTAA